In Plasmodium chabaudi chabaudi strain AS genome assembly, chromosome: 9, the sequence ACTCGTGCACTCAATCATTATTGGGTCCTTGTTCATAAAAGTTccacaaataataaaaatatttgctAATAAGACTGCTTCTGGTATCTCATTTGTAACCATATATTTAGATGTAATGATTTAATGCATTTACGTGAacgtatttatatatggtGTAGTGAATACATTGTGGGCATAAATGCATAATGACGTATAACCAAAGAGaaatactatatatatattaaattgtgCCGGTGCTACATTTGtagttataataaaatataactaaaatatgaagtatattcattattattatttatttattattctcTAGATTTTTATAGCAAGCTCAGAAATAGTCATTTCGATAAGAGATAACCTAGATCTGAAACTATATTTAGATGCTGCTTTaattagtaaaaaaatattgctataaatatattaacaaatacatatatataagatagaaaaatgcatatgttAATGTAATGATGTGCAGAAAGATACGTGTtggaaaatgatgaaatgCGTATAGTACTATATTTCTGAGCATTGTGTATCAACGTTAGATGCGAGAAAATAATTggattataatttattttgtttttcgaatttgtataaataatttttcgtATTTTTTACGTCTTTTAACAGATGCgcaaaattttttgatagtatattttatgtggAAATATAGCAACCAGTATTCAAAATCCactaaaattttaaaaatttgtttatatatattttatattttgtttctaATGTATGGTTTGCCAAATGCAATGCTTCCTTTGATTGGAATAATATCCATTCCAataagttataaaaaaaaaataaatatatatatatataattgtgtACACCACCATATAAGTGTTTACTACATGCATTTTTTGTGTGcgaataattttatagttaaataattacggatgttgtttttataattttaggCAGTTTTTCCAAATTTCCTCAAATACGTTTAAATAAGCAAAATAAGCACACCGGAAGTTTGTCTCCAATAACTTACTCACTCCTTTTCCTTCGAAATTTGTCTAGAATATTTgttgtattttataatataaacaatataatatacatggTAAGCTATAAAAGAAAGGAAATGAAAAGTAGcaaaaagataataaacATGCTTGTATGAATACCGATATGAGCACGATGTttacatacatattatgGAAATTTTAAGATGGACCACCATAATACACAATTTACATACATAAAATGGCACTAATATCTAACCCTTGTgttgtataataataataataacaataataataatttttttttttcaagaTCCGTTGTGTTGTTCCGGCGGTCTTAAATTTCACTATTTTGTTCCAAGTAAGAGcaatgaaattaaaaaaaagtattatacaaaaaaaaatattaacataaaacaaaattgtatttattttgtgaatTTGCCTTtagattttttattattggaAAAACAccaataaatttttagcCAAAACCAAGGTCGaatagaataaaatatgattgaTATCATTTGCACaagtatatatgcatattccTAGGAATAgcttcatattttttttaagtaacAACTACaactaattttttataattataaattttaattcgtAAGTTATCGTTTGAAAGTATAGTCACAAACCTTTATCGCCCTAAACGTGATTTATATGTCaaaaatcaaaaagaaaattatttgtttataatattttttttcttttcatttacatatattttgagCATTTGCATAACTTTTTTTGTGCATCAaagttttatttgaaaCACGTAAATATATCCATAGAGTACAATGATTTGTATTCTCTTattaatttctttataaagaattttctataaaatatttatttatatcacgGCGAAGTTATTAAAACgctataaaataaagtattAATGATGCTGGagcttattatatatgcaagtGTAAATGGATAAGAAGTATAGTGTTCCTAAAAATAGAAACACAATATGTTTATTCCCATATTTCACTATAAATAAGTATTAAATATCTAAACATTAAACTTGCAAATTATGAAGATGCATGTAAACggaagaaaaatatatatattacaaaaacgtaaaataattaaaaattatttataatatgaaagaAACAGACAAACAtgatcaaatatatataatgaaatatatgacAAAATAAGCACGTACAATAATAGtgaaataatatgcatcATATGTTTCCACATCAATATAAAGcatatagaaataatatattaataatgcaattattaaatataataaaacgataaatataaatgtgatATTGAATtatctataaaaatacagGTGCAAACAATTGAATTAGACGAGCATGctataaaatgtataaatggtattctataaaaatacgATCAATAGTTATAGCTTGTaaatcataaatatattataaataattattaaaactttataaataatttttgtataagCCTAATAAGTTCTTTATTATGTCcatcatttataataattgaaaTGAGTTTTGgtttttccaatttttttttgaattaataTCGCCTAGTGATTAAAATGTAATTATACCCTTTGGGGGCTTAAAATAGTTTCATAACTATTATAGTTGAATCATCATGATAACTTCTTCTATGTTTATCTACTTGACTAGTAAGGCGCATTTTGTCATATAATGAATGAGCGGAATGGTTTTCGATAGCAGCACCAACTAAAAGTCTTGCAGAATCCTTaagagaaaaattatatttagtaAAAATGGAATGTATGTTAAAGTCACTTAAATCATTTGTGACACCATCGGTTGCTAGGACTAGATATTTATCACCCTTCGTTCTTCTAACTGCAAAAACTTCTGGATGACTAGTTATATAAGGAAATGTATATGGTTCTTggaagtttttttttccatccGACGTATATTTCAAAGCACGATccttatattttaagaaaTAATCACCAAATGATCTTGTACATTGTAATAAACCTTTTAGATATAAGGTATTTTGTTCTGGTGTTCTATATAATTCTAATGGACCAGATTTTTTAGTAGTGGGGAATTCGGATCTATCTACGCTAGGATGAAGTTTCAAAGCACCGGTAAATCGAGCTAAAATTAACTTCTTATCATTAGGATGCTCTTTCaccattttttcatattccgCAGGTTCAGCAATATTATGAATGTTATTTAGtacaataaaattatttggcCTTAATAGAAGAGATTTTGAATCACCAACATTACTTACATAGTAACTATGTTTATCCATTAAAACACTTAATGCGCATGATCCATTTGGGCTATAATGATGAACGTTAgtttcaaattttaaagTTACTTTTAGAATATCCTCATCGAGTTCTACATGTGCATCTTCTATAGCTGATACAATATCACGGGGTTTTAATTTGCcgtttaatattttactcattaaattttttttaacgtAAACAGGtaaccatttttttaataattcagCCATCGTTGGACCACCATGTCCATCCATAAcagatgaaaatataaattgatTATCTTTAAGTTTAAATACATCTGTGGCATTTCCATTTGCACCACTACTAGAGCCTGGATTAGAACTTGAAGAAGTACTACTTGACAATGGTTCATACATATCatctttataaaaaatatcagcATCATCAGCAAGAGTATAATGGCTAGGCATGGTCATAccattttttacttttcccttataaaattgtataaatttACTCATTTTGTCTGTCATAAAAGTATCAACATCCTCTATAAACATTTCCTGAGTTGATCTCAAAGATACGTATGAAGTTCTCATAGGTTTTAATTCTATTTCATTCAAATCTATAAGAGTTACAATGGCCCTATCTTCTACAGGATCGTTAGCTTCCCATTGAGTCACATTAATGTGTGAAGAGTTTTCACGGAGAAATGGGGTAGGATCTAGATCTTCGTCTTTCGCAAATTCCAAAAACCAACCCCCTTGGTCATGTGTCATATATTGTAATTTAATGAATTCATGAAATTGAGCTTCTTTTTTATCGAGCGGGGCCCCATTCTGATCAACATAATTGTTTTCGAAAACATAATCACCATTACCaccttttatataatttccaCTAGCACTGGCCATAGCACTAATTCCCACTATATCATTACCACGCTCATCTTTATATGGAATAGGGACAAATTCATCGTTTTCTGGTTTCTTTAAAATAGGTTTTCTTGCCGTTTTTGCCGTTTTTGGTCTTAATGATGCTCTTCTTGATGTTTTTAATGATTGTTTTCTTGCTGGTTGTGCCGGTTTCTTTTCTTGGCATAAAACATTATTGTTATCGACTAGTATtgatatgataaaaatcgCCAAACATAATAGTACCTTCCTCGATGAAATCTTTTTTCCTAATCGTAATTCGTGACATAAGCCTCCCATTTTGGCtcgtttattattactgctattatattattattagtattatattattgtatttaattatattattattatatttaattaatataattattatatttaattatataattattatatttaattatataattattatatttaattatataattattatatttaattatatagttatatttgaatgatattattatatttaattatataattattatatttttattttttttcataatgaataaaaaatatcgtATATCAAAAGTATAAGTATTTCAATTATAtcttaacaaaataattataaataaaaaataaataagtaaataaataaataaatttatatatatataattataaatatgcataacgTTACCGGAGTAAATCTATATACTACCCTATATTTCatgatttttattcataattgTTAGTTATAatagttttaaaaataaaaataaataaattaataaaaaataattgttgCAAAATACGTGAGTGCTTTAATAACATAATTATGTCGCCCCTTTCTTTAccgaaaaataatattaaaaaatatgtaagaAATAGCTATAAAATCGCTACTACTTATTTAGCTAGGTTTTTTATATCGATACGgaattaacaaaatttcttataaaaatatttattataacaaaacaattgaaaaaagtacaaatttttagtaatgcgaaaaaattatatatataataatttgtatatatttcaaagaatttttaattttactcTTCTTCCTTTCTCATTTCTCTCTTCTATGcaccttttttaaatataattaaaatgaagtttttttttctataaatttttactaTATCAAAATTTAGGTATAAAGCATAGTTTTGTGTTTCATATTATAGATTAGTGttaaataagtatatgCAAAGTAATATAATAACTAGTTAAtctcaaaaatattacttGTTATAAAAGTTccatatatgaataaataaaataataaaaatattcaaataaagCCCAATATAATAGGCCAGCATAAATggtatttatattctaatataataattcacCTAATGCATGTATacaagaaaaattataaaaagaatgcatacataaaaatattatttttgttaattttttgaataaataaaagaaataatatatatatatgcccTTCTTCCAAAGTTATATAGTTTGTTCAAAATTCTCTATATTTAAGccttaatttttatagtgTTTACTGTTTTCAaagtgaatatatattattccattatttatacagtacctatataaaaaagatttGCAAAACAGGGGTAAAAAAGTTACtccttttttttgctatttttacaatttttagttatttaaaaaaaatattggtatattatttacttctgtattattttcactttttttttttataaataaatctgGTTCAAACTCATTCATAAAGAGCAAATTATTTGACTTTGTGGTGATTTTTTCActttgaatatttattagatTTAGCTCTCCCGAAAAATAAGGGTTATCATTGTTATCAGATATAGTGGTAGCAGTGGGAATATCAATATGCAAATTTGTGCTATgttgttttaaatttaaaggtaatattttttcatttttttcatttgttttttttgattgAGTAATATGAAGTCTTTTAGgatacttttttaaaatgggtatagttttattttttatattattgctatttatattactactattattatattttgggTGAGTCTcatctttatatttgtttacgCCCTGGTTTGGTTTGTTTAAATTTCTAAAGAGcaccaattttttttttaatttgtttttttcctcttttaaatcatttaattGTTGTAAAACTGCATTTAATACGTGACTATAAAAAAcgtttattttcttttgcttatttaattcttttaataatattatatttaaattaatatatttatcttcTTGGGGGGTataagaagaaaatgaattttgATTTTCAGTGGGTAAGTCATCAAAATTACTCATAATTTCACCACAACATGACAAATAGTCTATATAATTagcatttttattcataacatcatctattttattttttataaaatgataatcAACGTAAatgctttttttattttcaaaatttaaataattaccATTTATAAGACAATCGATATCATTTGTACATGCAATTTGCttactattattaatgttattaagaaaattcataatttgtattttctcATTaggcatattattttgttttgtattttttttacttttcttttttttcttttcattttttgacTCCTCATTTTTCGTTTCTTCCTTCGCTTCCTTTTCTATAACTGAtccattataaaaattgtataaattttcattttttccaaaCTTATTAGAAAAAGGCGAAAACgtgtttataatattattgttaattCCATATATgggtttattttttatattgtttgTAGTATGatccattttaaaaaatgggaGATCAGAATGTGtagtattatttatttttattctttcgCAATTTTTATCTATTTCTTCGTAAAAGTTTATTTTCTTATCTTCTATTTCGTCTTCATTCCCTTTCAGACTACAGCCCGTTGGTATATCGGGAGTTGCCTTACATTTTTCAGAAATtttagaagaaaatataatttcttcatgatttttatttttcttactGTCTCCACAAAGCTTATATTGCTCTATGTGTTCGTCTTTCGCATTTAAAATACTTTCCATTGGTTCTATATGATCACTGTTTAAAGATGCAGAATTATTAcaatgtattatattttcatttattccATTGTATGTTATATCTTGTTTGTCTACTGATTCAAGTAAATTATCCGAAGaataatcatttatttttaatgaacttatattattagcATCTTGATTTATACCCATTTgaacatataaatagttaTTTCCATTTCCTATAAAATCGTATcgaataaaattattattttttttatcagcatataatttgtcttcaattaatttattcatgcattgtattttttttattgaatttaataaaaataacttaTTGTCTTCCGTtagtataataatattatcatcattacATGAAAATTCTTTAACCTTATGATTCGATAAATCtaacttttttattccaataatattatttccccaaatataaaaattattattttttgttaaacaAGCGGAATATAATTTACCAAGTGATGCCTTTATAactatatcattattaaaattcttcaattttatttcataatttgattttttattatctacatttaattcatcaatattattatttccccatgtatataattctcCTGTACTAGTTAATAATGCATTATAATCATGACTAGAGTAAATattacttatttttaatttttttcttatatcaactttttttggaaaataaacattatCTTCTTCTTTAAATCCTAGTTTTCCATTTGATCCTGAACCAcatgaataaatattattaaaacataGTATAGATTCCTTTTCGATgctattttctttttctaaaGGTATTTGTTTTGatgcattttttacttcttttgatattttttctattgtcttttttatttcttccttttctttaaatttgttttcattatgaaaatataataaatttgtctgatttaaattatctATATCTTTGGCACTATTTTGGTCATTAATGCTTATGTCAAAGTTGGGCaagtatttattatt encodes:
- a CDS encoding PQ-loop repeat-containing protein → MKPPYFNAFSEHFYHKDNIISVLNTILVHSIIIGSLFIKVPQIIKIFANKTASGISFVTIYLDIFIASSEIVISIRDNLDLKLYLDAALINAQNFLIVYFMWKYSNQYSKSTKILKICLYIFYILFLMYGLPNAMLPLIGIISIPISSFSKFPQIRLNKQNKHTGSLSPITYSLLFLRNLSRIFVVFYNINNIIYMIRCVVPAVLNFTILFQIFYYWKNTNKFLAKTKVE
- a CDS encoding regulator of chromosome condensation, putative, coding for MGQGNVKSRLILHGTNEYLIDRKKKLCFLNIRHNVKIKNIYNGPNNIIVIYENNDFEIVGLNNHGQLGLGDKTNRNKLTINPIFSKQTIRKISCGLEHIVALMHNYNVFVWGNNKYGQLGIGDTTKEISTPLLVYFNEKVIDIACGNNHSIFLTESDLPHDNYITNDIDEQKKDEKSTNLNKIIEKENHINNKYLPNFDISINDQNSAKDIDNLNQTNLLYFHNENKFKEKEEIKKTIEKISKEVKNASKQIPLEKENSIEKESILCFNNIYSCGSGSNGKLGFKEEDNVYFPKKVDIRKKLKISNIYSSHDYNALLTSTGELYTWGNNNIDELNVDNKKSNYEIKLKNFNNDIVIKASLGKLYSACLTKNNNFYIWGNNIIGIKKLDLSNHKVKEFSCNDDNIIILTEDNKLFLLNSIKKIQCMNKLIEDKLYADKKNNNFIRYDFIGNGNNYLYVQMGINQDANNISSLKINDYSSDNLLESVDKQDITYNGINENIIHCNNSASLNSDHIEPMESILNAKDEHIEQYKLCGDSKKNKNHEEIIFSSKISEKCKATPDIPTGCSLKGNEDEIEDKKINFYEEIDKNCERIKINNTTHSDLPFFKMDHTTNNIKNKPIYGINNNIINTFSPFSNKFGKNENLYNFYNGSVIEKEAKEETKNEESKNEKKKKKSKKNTKQNNMPNEKIQIMNFLNNINNSKQIACTNDIDCLINGNYLNFENKKSIYVDYHFIKNKIDDVMNKNANYIDYLSCCGEIMSNFDDLPTENQNSFSSYTPQEDKYINLNIILLKELNKQKKINVFYSHVLNAVLQQLNDLKEEKNKLKKKLVLFRNLNKPNQGVNKYKDETHPKYNNSSNINSNNIKNKTIPILKKYPKRLHITQSKKTNEKNEKILPLNLKQHSTNLHIDIPTATTISDNNDNPYFSGELNLINIQSEKITTKSNNLLFMNEFEPDLFIKKKSENNTEVNNIPIFFLNN
- a CDS encoding protein phosphatase PPM8, putative, which translates into the protein MGGLCHELRLGKKISSRKVLLCLAIFIISILVDNNNVLCQEKKPAQPARKQSLKTSRRASLRPKTAKTARKPILKKPENDEFVPIPYKDERGNDIVGISAMASASGNYIKGGNGDYVFENNYVDQNGAPLDKKEAQFHEFIKLQYMTHDQGGWFLEFAKDEDLDPTPFLRENSSHINVTQWEANDPVEDRAIVTLIDLNEIELKPMRTSYVSLRSTQEMFIEDVDTFMTDKMSKFIQFYKGKVKNGMTMPSHYTLADDADIFYKDDMYEPLSSSTSSSSNPGSSSGANGNATDVFKLKDNQFIFSSVMDGHGGPTMAELLKKWLPVYVKKNLMSKILNGKLKPRDIVSAIEDAHVELDEDILKVTLKFETNVHHYSPNGSCALSVLMDKHSYYVSNVGDSKSLLLRPNNFIVLNNIHNIAEPAEYEKMVKEHPNDKKLILARFTGALKLHPSVDRSEFPTTKKSGPLELYRTPEQNTLYLKGLLQCTRSFGDYFLKYKDRALKYTSDGKKNFQEPYTFPYITSHPEVFAVRRTKGDKYLVLATDGVTNDLSDFNIHSIFTKYNFSLKDSARLLVGAAIENHSAHSLYDKMRLTSQVDKHRRSYHDDSTIIVMKLF